Proteins encoded within one genomic window of Couchioplanes caeruleus:
- the fliO gene encoding flagellar biosynthetic protein FliO — protein MFELVLRIGFSLLVVFGLMWGLARVARRGGVGRRGHGNLSILNRQSLSRGSSVAVVRVADKALILGVTDNQVSLLGETELAAFAHEPHAVPATNRTHDAVTVGPNDVLPSAHPTVLPHHGGKLEGSILSPRTWTSTLDFLRDRTARH, from the coding sequence TTGTTCGAGCTCGTCCTGCGCATCGGCTTCTCACTGCTGGTCGTCTTCGGCCTGATGTGGGGGCTTGCCCGGGTCGCCCGCCGGGGCGGCGTCGGCAGGCGCGGGCACGGCAACCTCTCCATCCTCAACCGGCAGTCGCTCAGCCGCGGATCCTCGGTGGCGGTCGTCCGGGTGGCGGACAAGGCGCTGATCCTGGGCGTCACCGACAACCAGGTCAGCCTGCTCGGCGAGACGGAGCTGGCGGCCTTCGCGCACGAGCCGCACGCCGTGCCGGCGACGAACCGCACGCATGACGCGGTGACGGTGGGGCCGAACGACGTCCTACCGTCGGCGCATCCCACGGTGCTGCCGCACCACGGCGGCAAGCTGGAGGGCTCGATCCTCTCCCCGCGGACCTGGACGTCGACTCTCGACTTCCTGCGCGACCGGACAGCGAGGCACTGA
- a CDS encoding flagellar motor switch protein FliM, whose product MTTSPSRPPGRMSRRGASAGPTQYDFRRPIKLSRDHVRTLQIAFETYARSCGTLLTTRLRTVSSVSLISIEQLTYDEYVATLANPTLIAVVSIDPLPGTVLMEMASSAVMTAIDHMLGGPGGPQPERPLTEVEMPLLRGLLERMLGELRYGFETLVDIQPKLREIEYNAQFLRTHQPGDAVVVATFEMKVGTEECMASICLPFNTILPVLEKQEAIELSPAERMARETAHRNLTAGLSAAPIDVAVRFQPIRMRTDDIVDLRPGDVVPLAHPTSLPLEVTVNEAVFAHAVPGNQGARLACLVVPSPPKEEKRR is encoded by the coding sequence GTGACCACGTCCCCGTCCCGACCCCCCGGAAGAATGTCCCGCCGCGGCGCGAGCGCGGGGCCCACGCAGTACGACTTCCGGCGGCCGATCAAGCTGTCCCGCGACCACGTCCGGACCCTGCAGATCGCCTTCGAGACATACGCCCGTAGCTGCGGCACCCTGCTCACCACTCGCCTCCGGACGGTCAGCAGTGTCTCGCTGATCTCGATCGAGCAGCTCACCTACGACGAGTACGTCGCCACCCTCGCCAACCCCACCCTGATCGCGGTGGTGTCGATCGACCCACTGCCCGGCACGGTGCTGATGGAGATGGCCAGCTCCGCGGTGATGACCGCCATCGACCACATGCTCGGCGGCCCGGGCGGGCCCCAGCCGGAACGGCCGCTGACCGAGGTCGAGATGCCCCTGCTGCGCGGGCTGCTCGAGCGCATGCTGGGCGAGCTGCGATACGGCTTCGAGACCCTGGTCGACATCCAGCCCAAGCTGCGCGAGATCGAGTACAACGCCCAGTTCCTGCGCACGCACCAGCCGGGCGACGCGGTGGTGGTCGCCACCTTCGAGATGAAGGTCGGCACCGAGGAGTGCATGGCCAGCATCTGCCTGCCGTTCAACACCATCCTCCCGGTCCTGGAGAAGCAGGAGGCGATCGAGCTCTCGCCGGCCGAGCGGATGGCCCGCGAGACCGCACACCGCAACCTGACGGCCGGACTTTCCGCGGCGCCGATTGACGTAGCTGTCCGATTCCAGCCCATCCGGATGCGTACCGATGACATCGTGGATCTACGTCCCGGAGACGTCGTGCCGCTGGCGCACCCGACCAGTCTGCCGCTCGAGGTAACCGTCAACGAGGCCGTCTTCGCACATGCAGTTCCCGGTAACCAGGGTGCCCGGCTCGCGTGTCTCGTCGTGCCGTCGCCGCCCAAGGAGGAAAAACGCAGATGA
- the fliN gene encoding flagellar motor switch protein FliN, whose translation MTAPTITDPQLALVRTAAQAALAVLPTSRELSVGAPVAASGDMLTSGQAITAKFSGAATGEVVVVVGQDLADALKESPLGELDLTAAVRPALEAAARSFGPVVLDPGQLMEPGVALSAVAAKSDAVAVPLLDGGDIRAVLALSLSPWPADPGAGGVARRGGGDAAVMRGGLDMLHDVEMEVSAELGRTRMSVRELLSLSPGAIVELDRAAGSPADLLVNGRLIARGEVVVIDENFGIRITEILSPGSGE comes from the coding sequence ATGACCGCGCCCACGATCACCGACCCGCAGCTGGCGCTGGTCAGGACCGCCGCGCAGGCGGCCCTGGCGGTGCTCCCGACGAGCCGTGAGCTGTCGGTCGGCGCGCCCGTGGCCGCGAGCGGCGACATGCTGACCTCCGGGCAGGCGATCACCGCGAAGTTCAGCGGTGCGGCCACCGGCGAGGTCGTCGTCGTGGTCGGCCAGGACCTGGCCGACGCGCTCAAGGAGAGCCCGCTCGGCGAGCTGGACCTGACCGCCGCCGTACGCCCGGCGCTGGAAGCCGCCGCCCGCTCGTTCGGTCCCGTCGTGCTCGACCCGGGTCAGCTCATGGAACCGGGTGTCGCGCTCAGCGCGGTGGCCGCGAAGTCCGATGCGGTGGCCGTTCCCCTGCTCGACGGCGGCGACATCCGGGCCGTGCTGGCGTTGTCGCTCAGCCCCTGGCCGGCCGACCCGGGAGCCGGCGGGGTGGCCCGGCGCGGCGGCGGCGATGCGGCGGTGATGCGCGGCGGCCTGGACATGCTGCACGACGTCGAGATGGAGGTCTCCGCCGAGCTGGGCCGCACCCGGATGAGCGTGCGTGAGCTCCTGTCGCTGAGCCCGGGCGCGATCGTGGAGCTCGACCGCGCCGCCGGCAGCCCCGCGGACCTGCTGGTGAACGGGCGGCTGATCGCGCGCGGCGAGGTCGTGGTCATCGACGAGAACTTCGGCATCCGGATCACGGAGATCCTCTCCCCCGGGAGCGGGGAGTAG
- a CDS encoding OmpA/MotB family protein, with protein sequence MSSGGGARRKKGGHEEHEEHVNHERWLVSYADMLTLLFVLFVVLFSMSNVDKAKFAELAAGLSEGFGASSAAFQGSPQVLEGAGEATNVVAIDPGVNPGDGGSGTAGMSKEQAEAVKRAVLAESRKEASANAKEAAKEAENLKEIERRIADALAKAKLLDQVKFMIDRRGLVITVVTNEVVFAGNRAELRPGGRKILDAIAPTLAKLPNNIEVDGNTNQLKAAVTYYPSGWELSAARASTTVRYLVERGLAKDRMSAVGFSDTKPLIDPKDPRSITMNRRVDVVVLTMLNAEQAVLLPSAAGPDSKLHTGETTAEAAAKAKATAATSESSSGSPATAETGTTTTHD encoded by the coding sequence ATGAGTTCCGGGGGAGGAGCCCGCCGCAAGAAGGGCGGGCACGAGGAGCACGAGGAGCACGTCAACCACGAGCGCTGGCTCGTGTCGTACGCCGACATGCTCACGCTGCTGTTCGTGTTGTTCGTCGTGCTGTTCAGCATGAGCAACGTCGACAAGGCCAAGTTCGCCGAGCTGGCGGCCGGCCTGTCCGAGGGCTTCGGGGCGAGCAGCGCGGCCTTCCAGGGCAGTCCGCAGGTGCTCGAGGGCGCGGGCGAGGCCACGAACGTGGTGGCCATCGACCCCGGCGTCAACCCGGGTGACGGCGGCAGCGGCACGGCCGGCATGAGCAAGGAGCAGGCCGAGGCCGTGAAGCGGGCGGTGCTCGCGGAGAGCCGCAAGGAGGCCTCGGCGAACGCCAAGGAGGCGGCGAAGGAGGCGGAGAACCTCAAGGAGATCGAGCGCCGCATCGCCGACGCACTGGCCAAGGCGAAGCTGCTCGACCAGGTCAAGTTCATGATCGACCGGCGTGGTCTGGTGATCACCGTGGTGACCAACGAGGTGGTCTTCGCGGGCAACCGTGCCGAGCTGAGGCCGGGCGGCCGCAAGATCCTCGATGCCATCGCGCCGACGCTCGCCAAGCTGCCCAACAACATCGAGGTCGACGGCAACACCAACCAGCTCAAGGCGGCGGTCACGTACTACCCCAGCGGGTGGGAGCTGTCCGCGGCACGCGCCTCGACGACCGTGCGGTACCTGGTGGAGCGCGGGCTGGCCAAGGACCGGATGAGCGCGGTCGGATTCTCCGACACCAAGCCGCTGATCGACCCGAAGGACCCGCGGTCCATCACGATGAACCGCCGCGTCGACGTGGTCGTCCTGACCATGCTCAACGCGGAGCAGGCGGTGCTGCTGCCGTCCGCGGCGGGCCCGGACAGCAAGTTGCACACCGGTGAGACCACGGCCGAGGCGGCCGCGAAGGCTAAAGCCACGGCCGCCACGTCCGAATCGAGCAGCGGGTCCCCGGCCACGGCCGAGACCGGCACCACCACTACCCACGACTGA
- a CDS encoding flagellar hook protein FlgE — MLRSLFSGISGLRAHQQMMDVTGNNISNVNTTGYKSSQTVFQDTLSQMVNAAGAPQNDSGGTNPAQVGLGVRTASVNANFSQGAAQTTGKSGDMMIQGDGFFMVKGGGETLYTRAGSFTFDANGNLTTPNGQMVQGWSADTDGVVNSAGAPEPIKLPIGISLQPEATESMTFTGNLSYEAALNDFKVIPVPVIDATGASSTLNVRLEKTVMPAAGPPAVAAQWTLQLPDGPNPATPYAGGTSQPLNFPNGRPVDPGNPALPATTVALGPYTIDVRDLTHYSGETEARVSASDGAAAGILASYTVSNTGQIVGVFSNGLKQTLGQLALANFNNVNGLEKIGDSMFRSTVNSGLAQVGAAGSAGLGLINNGALEMSNVDLAQEFTNLVIAQRGFQANSRIITTSDEILQELVNLKR, encoded by the coding sequence ATGCTGCGTTCTCTCTTCTCCGGCATCAGCGGCCTGCGCGCGCACCAGCAGATGATGGATGTGACCGGAAACAACATCTCCAACGTGAACACCACCGGTTACAAGTCCAGCCAGACCGTGTTCCAGGACACGCTGTCGCAGATGGTCAACGCCGCCGGCGCGCCGCAGAACGACTCGGGTGGTACCAACCCCGCGCAGGTCGGTCTCGGTGTGCGTACCGCGAGCGTCAACGCGAACTTCAGCCAGGGCGCCGCGCAGACCACCGGTAAGTCCGGCGACATGATGATCCAGGGTGACGGCTTCTTCATGGTCAAGGGTGGCGGCGAGACGCTGTACACCCGGGCAGGCTCGTTCACCTTCGACGCGAACGGCAACCTGACCACGCCCAACGGGCAGATGGTGCAGGGCTGGTCCGCCGACACCGACGGCGTGGTCAACTCGGCGGGTGCGCCGGAGCCGATCAAGCTGCCGATCGGCATCAGCCTCCAGCCGGAGGCGACCGAGAGCATGACCTTCACCGGCAACCTCTCCTACGAGGCCGCCCTGAATGACTTCAAGGTCATCCCTGTGCCGGTCATCGACGCGACCGGCGCCTCCAGCACACTCAATGTGCGCCTGGAGAAGACGGTCATGCCGGCCGCCGGCCCGCCGGCAGTGGCCGCGCAGTGGACGTTGCAGCTGCCGGACGGTCCGAACCCGGCGACCCCCTACGCCGGCGGCACCAGCCAACCCCTCAACTTCCCCAACGGCAGGCCGGTCGACCCGGGCAACCCGGCCCTGCCGGCCACCACGGTGGCCCTCGGGCCCTACACCATCGACGTCCGCGACCTCACCCATTACAGCGGTGAGACCGAGGCCCGGGTGAGCGCGTCGGACGGTGCGGCGGCGGGCATCCTGGCCTCGTACACCGTGTCGAACACCGGGCAGATCGTGGGTGTGTTCTCGAACGGCCTGAAGCAGACCCTCGGCCAGCTCGCCCTGGCGAACTTCAACAACGTCAACGGCCTGGAGAAGATCGGCGACTCGATGTTCCGCAGCACGGTGAACTCGGGCCTCGCCCAGGTCGGCGCCGCAGGCTCGGCCGGGCTCGGCCTGATCAACAACGGCGCGCTGGAGATGTCGAACGTCGACCTGGCGCAGGAGTTCACCAACCTGGTGATCGCCCAGCGCGGCTTCCAGGCGAACAGCCGGATCATCACCACCTCCGACGAGATCCTCCAGGAACTCGTCAACCTCAAGCGCTGA
- the fliR gene encoding flagellar biosynthetic protein FliR, whose product MNWDLPIAQLLAIFLGAARAGAWLMLCPPFNSRLIPGQIKVLLSIGLALPMAPHLQATLPSIETSAILAATLLQVFVGAALGFITYLFFAAIQAAGDMIDVFGGFALAAAYDPLSQNQSSVFGRFYNLVAATLLFASEGHQLVLRGFLESYKTLPLNSSFSMATFNRVLTEGIDDMFVAAVQIAGPLIAVLFLTDVAFGLLNRVAPALNAFQLGFPAKIFLVLTLSGTAITILPQALDGLIDKAVSAVVHLSGGG is encoded by the coding sequence ATGAACTGGGACCTGCCCATCGCGCAGCTCTTGGCGATCTTCCTCGGTGCGGCCCGCGCGGGCGCCTGGCTGATGCTCTGCCCGCCGTTCAACTCGCGCCTGATCCCGGGCCAGATCAAGGTGCTGCTCTCGATCGGCCTGGCGCTGCCGATGGCGCCCCACCTTCAGGCGACCCTGCCGTCGATCGAGACTTCGGCGATCCTCGCCGCAACCCTGTTGCAGGTCTTCGTCGGGGCGGCGCTGGGCTTCATCACGTACCTGTTCTTCGCCGCGATCCAGGCCGCCGGCGACATGATCGACGTCTTCGGCGGCTTCGCACTGGCGGCCGCCTACGACCCGCTGTCGCAGAACCAGAGCTCGGTCTTCGGCCGCTTCTACAACCTCGTGGCGGCCACCCTGCTGTTCGCCAGCGAAGGGCATCAGCTCGTGCTCCGCGGGTTCCTGGAGTCCTACAAGACGCTGCCGCTCAACTCGAGCTTCTCGATGGCGACGTTCAACCGCGTGTTGACCGAGGGCATCGACGACATGTTCGTCGCGGCGGTACAGATCGCCGGGCCGCTGATCGCCGTCCTGTTCCTCACCGACGTCGCGTTCGGCCTGCTGAACCGGGTGGCGCCCGCGCTCAACGCGTTCCAGCTCGGTTTCCCGGCCAAGATCTTCCTGGTGCTCACGCTCTCCGGCACGGCGATCACGATCCTGCCCCAGGCCCTGGACGGGCTGATCGACAAGGCGGTCAGCGCGGTCGTCCACCTCAGCGGCGGGGGGTGA
- a CDS encoding flagellar hook-length control protein FliK, which yields MTSSVTGPDRRPAVDAGSRAGSRAGDGGEAFGSALSAELDRAPDDDDPGQLRERARAGQAREHAAETRLQNRAADDRAADRASSARSALARLAADRVAAERSVEVAVAKGFQLRAAQDRVAQQQRLSQDRADAKRAAQRPETSRPDDASGTRSEYARPENSRPENARPDNARPDNARPDNVRPESRRPAEARPEATAAPAESAAAPAEEAVTDEAAVTTETSATAAAHAASIALAAGAIAAPQASAAPATAPATATTAQSGAVAPAATAASAALTAAEAAADTALAATSGAQAAAATAQAATASLQAASPVTQPGAPLPTATPLAPDGVQTAAAPADAAAQAAAALSGTTTAPVSGQAASAPMATPAVATMPQPPTAPAGTANLPGAPETGAATTSPTVPAAAPQTTPAPTAPPATLAPTTPGIAASTTGLVPGAVGAAAAATAESAAALPDPNGAPTTDTVATGPAPADTSGTAGGSAGGEHGGNAGGAGSGGAGTGQGAFTPATSFGVPGQETPVGITGVAPTAPTAPAAPLAPTAPAAAAPPLPGPVAMQLATRITPLRLDADGVHRLTVNLHPVDLGPVQIVAEIRNGEINLQLSSSTDAGHESLRDAMDDLRRELQQSGFGNASLDLRQGPNQEQARQQFAFMNDGNARTGNGREATAPESAETATPVPSRPSDTSRLDVQA from the coding sequence GTGACGAGCTCCGTCACCGGTCCGGACCGCAGACCCGCGGTCGACGCCGGAAGCCGTGCGGGTTCCCGCGCCGGCGACGGGGGCGAGGCGTTCGGATCCGCCCTCTCCGCCGAGCTCGACCGCGCCCCGGACGACGACGATCCCGGGCAGCTCCGGGAGCGTGCCCGCGCCGGACAGGCCCGCGAGCACGCGGCCGAGACCCGCCTGCAGAATCGCGCCGCCGACGATCGGGCGGCCGATCGGGCCTCCTCCGCACGGTCGGCCCTGGCCCGCCTCGCCGCGGACCGGGTCGCCGCGGAACGGTCGGTCGAGGTGGCCGTCGCCAAGGGCTTTCAGCTCCGCGCGGCCCAGGACCGGGTCGCCCAGCAGCAGCGACTGTCGCAGGACCGAGCCGACGCGAAGCGAGCGGCACAGCGGCCCGAGACCTCCCGCCCGGACGACGCGTCGGGGACCCGGTCGGAGTACGCGCGCCCCGAGAACTCGCGCCCGGAGAACGCCCGTCCCGACAACGCCCGCCCCGACAACGCCCGCCCCGACAACGTCCGTCCGGAGAGCCGCCGGCCCGCCGAGGCTCGTCCCGAGGCCACCGCCGCACCGGCCGAGTCCGCGGCCGCGCCGGCGGAGGAAGCGGTGACCGACGAGGCCGCCGTCACCACCGAGACCTCCGCGACCGCGGCGGCACATGCCGCGTCGATCGCCCTGGCCGCCGGCGCCATTGCGGCACCGCAGGCCTCCGCCGCCCCGGCGACCGCTCCTGCCACGGCGACGACCGCGCAGAGCGGGGCCGTCGCCCCGGCGGCCACCGCGGCATCCGCGGCGCTGACGGCCGCTGAGGCGGCGGCCGACACCGCCCTGGCGGCGACATCGGGCGCGCAGGCCGCCGCCGCGACCGCCCAGGCCGCCACGGCGAGCCTGCAAGCCGCGTCGCCTGTGACCCAGCCGGGCGCCCCGTTGCCGACCGCCACGCCACTCGCTCCGGACGGCGTGCAGACGGCCGCCGCGCCCGCCGACGCCGCCGCTCAGGCCGCGGCGGCGCTCTCCGGCACCACGACGGCACCGGTGTCCGGCCAGGCGGCGAGCGCCCCGATGGCGACCCCCGCCGTGGCGACCATGCCGCAGCCGCCGACCGCACCGGCCGGGACCGCGAACCTGCCCGGAGCGCCGGAAACGGGCGCAGCGACCACGTCGCCCACGGTTCCGGCCGCTGCCCCACAGACCACTCCAGCTCCGACGGCACCGCCGGCCACTCTGGCTCCCACGACCCCAGGCATCGCGGCTTCAACGACCGGACTCGTCCCCGGGGCCGTCGGCGCGGCCGCCGCCGCGACGGCCGAGAGTGCCGCGGCCCTCCCTGACCCCAATGGCGCGCCCACCACCGACACCGTGGCCACCGGTCCGGCCCCGGCCGACACGTCCGGCACGGCCGGCGGCTCAGCCGGCGGCGAGCACGGCGGGAACGCCGGCGGAGCGGGCAGCGGCGGGGCGGGCACCGGTCAGGGTGCTTTCACGCCGGCGACGAGCTTCGGTGTGCCCGGTCAGGAGACGCCGGTGGGTATCACCGGCGTCGCACCGACCGCACCCACGGCACCGGCAGCCCCCTTGGCACCCACCGCGCCGGCCGCGGCGGCGCCTCCGCTGCCGGGTCCGGTGGCCATGCAGTTGGCGACCCGGATCACCCCGCTGCGCCTGGACGCCGACGGCGTGCACCGGCTCACCGTCAACCTGCACCCGGTCGACCTCGGCCCGGTCCAGATCGTGGCGGAGATCCGCAACGGCGAGATCAACCTCCAGCTCTCCAGCTCGACCGATGCCGGGCACGAGTCGCTGCGGGACGCGATGGACGACCTGCGACGTGAGTTGCAGCAGTCCGGTTTCGGCAACGCGTCGCTGGATCTGCGGCAGGGCCCGAACCAGGAGCAGGCGCGGCAGCAGTTCGCCTTCATGAACGACGGCAACGCTCGCACCGGGAACGGGCGGGAAGCCACGGCACCGGAGTCCGCCGAGACCGCCACACCGGTGCCCTCTCGTCCCAGCGACACCAGCCGTCTCGACGTACAGGCATAA
- a CDS encoding flagellar FlbD family protein — protein MILVTRLNGTVFALNPDLVERADCTPDTVITLVDGTKYVIAESVPEFIDSVRHYRASLIAQASRVETEPALTQPEDEQAPQATATVLPLHRKDR, from the coding sequence GTGATCCTCGTAACCCGCCTCAACGGAACCGTTTTCGCCCTCAACCCGGACCTCGTCGAGCGTGCCGACTGCACGCCAGACACGGTCATCACGCTGGTGGACGGCACCAAGTACGTCATCGCCGAATCCGTGCCCGAGTTCATCGACTCGGTGCGCCACTACCGCGCCTCGCTGATCGCCCAGGCGAGCCGCGTCGAGACCGAGCCCGCCCTGACCCAACCCGAAGACGAGCAGGCGCCGCAGGCCACTGCGACCGTGCTGCCGCTGCACCGGAAGGACCGCTGA
- a CDS encoding flagellar hook assembly protein FlgD produces MTSPINGFVSNTYDDKKASSTSFYTNKTTTDAGSSRSVADQDTFLKLLVAQLKYQDPSNPADSTQFLAQTAQFTQVEKLGQIAEMMQAQQLIGASALVGRTVTYQDANGATQTGVVTKTKLNGDSEPTLVVGNMDVQLSKVTEVQQMPAAQPATGTTSPTGTDAGATGAAGQTATENIASDSATTKDN; encoded by the coding sequence ATGACTTCGCCGATCAACGGGTTCGTCAGCAACACGTACGACGACAAGAAGGCTTCTTCGACGTCGTTCTACACCAACAAGACGACCACGGACGCCGGCAGCAGCAGGTCGGTCGCCGACCAGGACACGTTCCTGAAGCTGCTGGTGGCACAGCTCAAGTACCAGGACCCGTCGAACCCGGCGGACTCCACCCAGTTCCTGGCGCAGACCGCGCAGTTCACGCAGGTCGAGAAGCTCGGTCAGATCGCCGAGATGATGCAGGCCCAGCAGCTGATCGGCGCCAGCGCGCTGGTCGGCCGCACGGTCACGTACCAGGACGCCAACGGCGCCACGCAGACCGGCGTCGTCACGAAGACCAAGCTCAACGGAGACAGCGAACCGACGCTCGTGGTCGGGAACATGGATGTGCAGCTGTCGAAGGTCACGGAAGTCCAGCAGATGCCGGCCGCGCAGCCCGCGACCGGTACCACCAGCCCGACCGGCACGGACGCCGGTGCCACGGGCGCCGCTGGACAGACCGCTACCGAGAACATTGCCTCCGATTCCGCTACCACGAAGGACAACTGA
- a CDS encoding motility protein A — protein sequence MDLAAIIGVVVALIIVFVVQILEGGTPASILLLPAMLLVFGGAFCAAMAGGVLKDALGIGGLLQKAFMAKVAPPSKLVDDIVKLAERARREGLLALEDAVKTVEHPFLKRGLQLAIDGTDPEELHDILHAEIAAKKKADKAGMKILENMGGYAPTIGIIGTVMGLVHVLENLDKPETLGHSIAAAFVATLWGVLSANVIFLPLASRLTRLSGIEVDEMELVIDGVLAIQAGSNPRLVAQKLRSLLPPDAAKAAEAAATTKKAA from the coding sequence ATGGACCTCGCCGCCATCATTGGGGTCGTCGTAGCCCTGATCATCGTCTTCGTTGTGCAGATCCTGGAGGGCGGTACCCCGGCCTCCATCCTCCTGCTCCCGGCGATGCTGCTGGTCTTCGGCGGTGCCTTCTGTGCCGCCATGGCCGGCGGTGTGCTGAAGGACGCCCTCGGCATCGGCGGCCTGCTGCAGAAGGCCTTCATGGCCAAGGTGGCCCCGCCGAGCAAGCTGGTCGACGACATCGTCAAGCTCGCCGAGCGGGCCCGCCGCGAGGGCCTGCTGGCCCTCGAGGACGCGGTCAAGACGGTCGAGCACCCGTTCCTGAAGCGCGGCCTCCAGCTCGCGATCGACGGTACGGACCCGGAGGAGCTGCACGACATCCTCCACGCCGAGATCGCGGCGAAGAAGAAGGCCGACAAGGCCGGCATGAAGATCCTCGAGAACATGGGCGGCTACGCACCGACCATCGGCATCATCGGTACGGTCATGGGCCTCGTGCACGTGCTCGAGAACCTGGACAAGCCCGAGACGCTGGGTCACTCCATCGCCGCGGCGTTCGTCGCGACCCTCTGGGGTGTGCTCTCCGCCAACGTGATCTTCCTGCCCCTCGCCTCCCGTCTGACCCGTCTCTCCGGCATCGAGGTGGACGAGATGGAGCTGGTCATCGACGGCGTGCTGGCCATCCAGGCCGGCTCGAACCCCCGCCTGGTCGCGCAGAAGCTCCGCAGTCTGCTGCCGCCGGACGCCGCCAAGGCCGCCGAGGCCGCCGCCACGACGAAGAAGGCCGCTTAA
- a CDS encoding flagellar basal body-associated FliL family protein: MAEKKDATAEAPKKSKKLLMVIMLVVVLLAGGGAGAYFMFLRSQPAEAKELVKGAVVTIENPLTINLAEGHYLKMGFALQMTEEAGEEEINTAEAINLAIDQYTGKKIGELETEKGREAAKNELLEKIEKAYNVEDKHLVMGIYFTSFVTQ; the protein is encoded by the coding sequence ATGGCAGAAAAGAAGGACGCTACGGCCGAGGCGCCCAAGAAGTCCAAGAAGCTACTGATGGTCATCATGCTCGTCGTCGTGCTGCTCGCCGGTGGCGGTGCGGGCGCGTACTTCATGTTCCTGAGGAGTCAGCCCGCCGAGGCCAAAGAGCTGGTCAAGGGCGCGGTCGTGACGATCGAGAACCCGCTGACGATCAACCTCGCCGAGGGCCACTACCTCAAGATGGGCTTCGCGCTCCAGATGACCGAGGAGGCCGGCGAGGAGGAGATCAACACCGCCGAGGCGATCAACCTGGCGATCGACCAGTACACGGGCAAGAAGATCGGCGAGCTCGAGACGGAAAAGGGTCGCGAGGCGGCGAAGAACGAACTGCTCGAGAAGATCGAGAAGGCGTACAACGTCGAGGACAAGCACCTCGTCATGGGGATCTACTTCACCTCGTTCGTCACGCAGTAG
- the fliP gene encoding flagellar type III secretion system pore protein FliP (The bacterial flagellar biogenesis protein FliP forms a type III secretion system (T3SS)-type pore required for flagellar assembly.), whose product MALGALLPIAATQAAAAAPAPAPAAVVVAQYQVPQAPAPTPPVAPTVRPTGGGSIDFNINGTNPDGSKPATSLVIVLGLTLLSVAPAVLLLCTAFTKVFMVLGITRNALGLTSMPPNQVLAGLALFISLFIMSPVLSQVNEQGVQPYLAGDKSQSVAFRDGVEPLRQFMLKNTRQDELALLIKVSGQEKPANADDVELTTLIPAFVLSELRAAFIIGFVIFIPFLIIDMVVSASLMSLGMMMLPPVTVAMPFKLLLFVLVNGWGLIITALVGSYPK is encoded by the coding sequence TTGGCGTTGGGTGCGTTGTTGCCCATCGCCGCGACGCAGGCCGCGGCCGCCGCGCCTGCGCCCGCACCCGCGGCGGTGGTGGTGGCGCAATACCAGGTGCCGCAGGCGCCCGCGCCGACCCCGCCCGTGGCGCCGACCGTGCGGCCGACCGGCGGCGGTTCGATCGACTTCAACATCAACGGTACGAACCCGGACGGCAGCAAACCGGCCACGTCCCTGGTCATCGTGCTGGGCCTGACCCTGCTCTCGGTGGCTCCGGCGGTCCTGCTGCTCTGCACGGCGTTCACCAAGGTCTTCATGGTCCTCGGGATCACCCGCAACGCCCTCGGTCTGACCAGCATGCCGCCCAACCAGGTCCTCGCCGGGCTGGCGCTGTTCATCAGCCTCTTCATCATGAGCCCGGTGCTGTCGCAGGTGAACGAGCAGGGCGTGCAGCCGTACCTGGCCGGGGACAAGTCTCAGTCGGTGGCGTTCCGCGACGGCGTGGAACCGCTGCGGCAGTTCATGCTCAAGAACACCCGCCAGGACGAGCTCGCCCTGCTGATCAAGGTCTCCGGTCAGGAGAAGCCGGCCAACGCCGACGACGTGGAGCTGACCACGCTGATCCCGGCGTTCGTCCTGTCCGAGCTGCGGGCCGCCTTCATCATCGGCTTCGTCATCTTCATCCCGTTCCTCATCATCGACATGGTGGTCTCCGCATCACTGATGTCGCTGGGCATGATGATGCTGCCGCCGGTGACCGTGGCGATGCCGTTCAAACTCCTGCTGTTCGTGCTCGTGAACGGCTGGGGGCTGATCATCACCGCGCTCGTGGGTTCGTATCCGAAATGA